A genomic window from Diospyros lotus cultivar Yz01 chromosome 2, ASM1463336v1, whole genome shotgun sequence includes:
- the LOC127794280 gene encoding heat shock 70 kDa protein 16 isoform X1, producing MSVLGFDIGNENCVIAVVKQRGIDVLLNDESKRETPAVVSFGEKQRFLGAAGDASATMNPKSTISQVKRLIGRKFMEPGVQDDIRLFPFQTSEGPDGGILIHLQYLGETHTFTPIQILAMLLAHLKQITDKNLEISISDCVIGIPSYFTDLQRRAYLHAAEIAGLKPLRLMHDCTATALGYGIYKTDFPNGGPIHVMFVDIGHCDTQVAVASLEPGRMKILSHAFDSNLGGRDFDDVLFRYFAAEFKERYKIDVYSNARASIRLRASCEKLKKVLSANAEAPLNIECLMEEKDVRGFIKREDFEKLSSHLLERISIPCCKALADSGLTREKVHTVELVGSGSRIPAIARILASLFGREPGRTINASECVARGCALQCAMLSPTFRVREYEVQDSFPFSIGLSSHEGPIYTLSNNVLFPRGHPFPSVKILTLHRSNTFNMEAFYADRNELPPGVSPNISNFMIGPFQISHPDKVKIKVRVQLNLHGIVAIDSASLIEDHWDDSRNSASVTSEKMETDNHGSYVTASSAEDTRFAHSNTVPTSAFQLQVADELEKGKTKRRLDLPVSENVYGGMTKDELLQAQQREFQLAQQDLKIEQTKDKKNTLESYVYETRNKLLNTYRSFASDPEKEGISSNLQQTEEWLYEDGDDETENAYTKKLEDLKKLVDPIENRFKDEEARAQATRNLLNCIVEYRMAAGSLPASEKDAVLNECSKAEHWLREKTQLQDSLPKNTDPILWSSEIKKRTDALQAMCKHITRSKVSAQRMEDAMESDHRDKPDDMRED from the exons ATGAGTGTGTTGGGATTTGATATTGGAAATGAGAATTGCGTAATTGCGGTGGTGAAGCAACGGGGGATTGATGTTCTGTTAAATGATGAGTCGAAGCGTGAAACGCCCGCTGTTGTATCATTTGGCGAGAAGCAAAGGTTCTTGGGAGCAGCTGGGGATGCGTCCGCAACCATGAACCCGAAATCGACTATCTCTCAGGTAAAGAGACTTATTGGCCGGAAATTCATGGAGCCCGGTGTTCAAGATGACATTAGGCTGTTCCCCTTCCAGACTTCTGAAGGTCCAGATGGTGGCATTTTGATTCATTTGCAGTATTTAGGTGAAACACATACGTTTACCCCAATTCAGATTTTGGCAATGCTGTTGGCACATTTAAAGCAGATCACCGATAAGAACCTTGAGATTTCTATTTCAGATTGCGTGATCGGGATACCATCTTACTTCACAGATTTGCAAAGGCGAGCATATTTGCACGCTGCAGAGATTGCAGGGCTGAAACCATTAAGATTGATGCATGATTGCACTGCTACTGCACTAGGTTATGGTATTTATAAGACTGATTTTCCTAATGGGGGGCCAATTCATGTTATGTTTGTTGACATTGGTCATTGTGACACACAAGTTGCTGTTGCATCTTTAGAACCTGGACGCATGAAGATACTGTCTCATGCTTTTGATAGTAACTTGGGGGGCAGAGACTTTGATGACGTTTTGTTCAGATATTTTGCAGCAGAGTTCAAGGAACGGTACAAAATTGATGTTTATTCTAATGCCAGGGCTTCTATAAGGCTGAGGGCATCATGTGAGAAATTGAAGAAAGTCCTGAGTGCAAATGCAGAGGCACCACTTAACATTGAGTGCTTGATGGAAGAGAAAGATGTTAGGGGTTTCATTAAGAGGGAGGATTTTGAGAAACTGTCATCACATTTGTTGGAAAGGATAAGCATTCCTTGTTGTAAAGCTTTGGCTGACTCTGGGTTGACTAGAGAGAAGGTTCATACTGTTGAACTTGTTGGTTCTGGGTCTAGGATACCTGCTATTGCACGAATTTTGGCTTCTCTTTTTGGAAGAGAACCCGGCCGGACAATAAATGCAAGTGAATGTGTGGCTCGTGGTTGTGCTCTTCAATGTGCAATGCTTAGCCCAACATTTCGTGTTAGAGAATATGAG GTTCAGGATTCCTTTCCTTTCTCAATAGGACTTTCATCACACGAAGGTCCAATCTACACTCTGTCAAATAATGTTCTGTTTCCAAGAGGACATCCATTTCCAAGTGTTAAGATTCTTACATTGCATAGAAGTAACACATTCAATATGGAAGCCTTTTATGCTGATCGGAATGAATTGCCTCCTGGCGTATCCCCTAATATCAGCAATTTTATG aTTGGCCCATTCCAAATCTCTCATCCTGATAAAGTGAAAATTAAAGTTAGAGTTCAACTAAACCTCCATGGAATTGTTGCCattgattcagcttca CTAATAGAAGATCATTGGGATGATTCAAGGAATAGTGCTTCGGTAACTTCAGAGAAGATGGAGACTGACAATCATGGGTCTTATGTCACAGCAAGTAGTGCCGAAGATACTCGTTTTGCACATTCCAACACTGTGCCCACATCTGCT TTTCAATTGCAGGTTGCTGATGAACTGGAAAAGGGCAAGACCAAGAGGAGATTGGATTTACCAGTTAGCGAAAATGTATATGGTGGCATGACAAAGGATGAGCTTTTGCAAGCTCAACAGAGAGAATTTCAGTTGGCCCAGCAAGACTTGAAGATTGAGCAaacaaaagataagaaaaacacACTGGAATCCTACGTCTATGAGACACGCAATAAG CTTTTGAATACATATCGGAGCTTTGCTAGTGATCCAGAGAAGGAAGGGATTTCAAGCAATCTACAACAGACAGAGGAGTGGCTCTATGAGGATGGAGATGATGAAACTGAAAATGCTTATACAAAGAAGCTAGAGGATCTGaagaag TTGGTGGATCCCATTGAAAATAGATTTAAAGATGAAGAGGCTCGAGCACAAGCAACAAGGAATCTCTTAAATTGCATTGTGGAGTACCGGATGGCTGCAGGATCTCTTCCAGCTAGTGAGAAAGATGCT GTTCTTAATGAATGCTCTAAAGCAGAACACTGGCTTCGAGAGAAAACCCAGCTGCAGGATTCATTACCTAAGAACACGGACCCAATACTTTGGTCAAGTGAAATCAAGAAAAGAACTGATGCTCTTCAAGC GATGTGCAAACATATAACTAGATCCAAGGTTTCAGCCCAAAGAATGGAGGATGCCATGGAGTCAGACCACAGGGACAAGCCGGATGATATGCGAGAAGATTGA
- the LOC127794280 gene encoding heat shock 70 kDa protein 16 isoform X3, whose translation MSVLGFDIGNENCVIAVVKQRGIDVLLNDESKRETPAVVSFGEKQRFLGAAGDASATMNPKSTISQVKRLIGRKFMEPGVQDDIRLFPFQTSEGPDGGILIHLQYLGETHTFTPIQILAMLLAHLKQITDKNLEISISDCVIGIPSYFTDLQRRAYLHAAEIAGLKPLRLMHDCTATALGYGIYKTDFPNGGPIHVMFVDIGHCDTQVAVASLEPGRMKILSHAFDSNLGGRDFDDVLFRYFAAEFKERYKIDVYSNARASIRLRASCEKLKKVLSANAEAPLNIECLMEEKDVRGFIKREDFEKLSSHLLERISIPCCKALADSGLTREKVHTVELVGSGSRIPAIARILASLFGREPGRTINASECVARGCALQCAMLSPTFRVREYEIGPFQISHPDKVKIKVRVQLNLHGIVAIDSASLIEDHWDDSRNSASVTSEKMETDNHGSYVTASSAEDTRFAHSNTVPTSAFQLQVADELEKGKTKRRLDLPVSENVYGGMTKDELLQAQQREFQLAQQDLKIEQTKDKKNTLESYVYETRNKLLNTYRSFASDPEKEGISSNLQQTEEWLYEDGDDETENAYTKKLEDLKKLVDPIENRFKDEEARAQATRNLLNCIVEYRMAAGSLPASEKDAVLNECSKAEHWLREKTQLQDSLPKNTDPILWSSEIKKRTDALQAMCKHITRSKVSAQRMEDAMESDHRDKPDDMRED comes from the exons ATGAGTGTGTTGGGATTTGATATTGGAAATGAGAATTGCGTAATTGCGGTGGTGAAGCAACGGGGGATTGATGTTCTGTTAAATGATGAGTCGAAGCGTGAAACGCCCGCTGTTGTATCATTTGGCGAGAAGCAAAGGTTCTTGGGAGCAGCTGGGGATGCGTCCGCAACCATGAACCCGAAATCGACTATCTCTCAGGTAAAGAGACTTATTGGCCGGAAATTCATGGAGCCCGGTGTTCAAGATGACATTAGGCTGTTCCCCTTCCAGACTTCTGAAGGTCCAGATGGTGGCATTTTGATTCATTTGCAGTATTTAGGTGAAACACATACGTTTACCCCAATTCAGATTTTGGCAATGCTGTTGGCACATTTAAAGCAGATCACCGATAAGAACCTTGAGATTTCTATTTCAGATTGCGTGATCGGGATACCATCTTACTTCACAGATTTGCAAAGGCGAGCATATTTGCACGCTGCAGAGATTGCAGGGCTGAAACCATTAAGATTGATGCATGATTGCACTGCTACTGCACTAGGTTATGGTATTTATAAGACTGATTTTCCTAATGGGGGGCCAATTCATGTTATGTTTGTTGACATTGGTCATTGTGACACACAAGTTGCTGTTGCATCTTTAGAACCTGGACGCATGAAGATACTGTCTCATGCTTTTGATAGTAACTTGGGGGGCAGAGACTTTGATGACGTTTTGTTCAGATATTTTGCAGCAGAGTTCAAGGAACGGTACAAAATTGATGTTTATTCTAATGCCAGGGCTTCTATAAGGCTGAGGGCATCATGTGAGAAATTGAAGAAAGTCCTGAGTGCAAATGCAGAGGCACCACTTAACATTGAGTGCTTGATGGAAGAGAAAGATGTTAGGGGTTTCATTAAGAGGGAGGATTTTGAGAAACTGTCATCACATTTGTTGGAAAGGATAAGCATTCCTTGTTGTAAAGCTTTGGCTGACTCTGGGTTGACTAGAGAGAAGGTTCATACTGTTGAACTTGTTGGTTCTGGGTCTAGGATACCTGCTATTGCACGAATTTTGGCTTCTCTTTTTGGAAGAGAACCCGGCCGGACAATAAATGCAAGTGAATGTGTGGCTCGTGGTTGTGCTCTTCAATGTGCAATGCTTAGCCCAACATTTCGTGTTAGAGAATATGAG aTTGGCCCATTCCAAATCTCTCATCCTGATAAAGTGAAAATTAAAGTTAGAGTTCAACTAAACCTCCATGGAATTGTTGCCattgattcagcttca CTAATAGAAGATCATTGGGATGATTCAAGGAATAGTGCTTCGGTAACTTCAGAGAAGATGGAGACTGACAATCATGGGTCTTATGTCACAGCAAGTAGTGCCGAAGATACTCGTTTTGCACATTCCAACACTGTGCCCACATCTGCT TTTCAATTGCAGGTTGCTGATGAACTGGAAAAGGGCAAGACCAAGAGGAGATTGGATTTACCAGTTAGCGAAAATGTATATGGTGGCATGACAAAGGATGAGCTTTTGCAAGCTCAACAGAGAGAATTTCAGTTGGCCCAGCAAGACTTGAAGATTGAGCAaacaaaagataagaaaaacacACTGGAATCCTACGTCTATGAGACACGCAATAAG CTTTTGAATACATATCGGAGCTTTGCTAGTGATCCAGAGAAGGAAGGGATTTCAAGCAATCTACAACAGACAGAGGAGTGGCTCTATGAGGATGGAGATGATGAAACTGAAAATGCTTATACAAAGAAGCTAGAGGATCTGaagaag TTGGTGGATCCCATTGAAAATAGATTTAAAGATGAAGAGGCTCGAGCACAAGCAACAAGGAATCTCTTAAATTGCATTGTGGAGTACCGGATGGCTGCAGGATCTCTTCCAGCTAGTGAGAAAGATGCT GTTCTTAATGAATGCTCTAAAGCAGAACACTGGCTTCGAGAGAAAACCCAGCTGCAGGATTCATTACCTAAGAACACGGACCCAATACTTTGGTCAAGTGAAATCAAGAAAAGAACTGATGCTCTTCAAGC GATGTGCAAACATATAACTAGATCCAAGGTTTCAGCCCAAAGAATGGAGGATGCCATGGAGTCAGACCACAGGGACAAGCCGGATGATATGCGAGAAGATTGA
- the LOC127794280 gene encoding heat shock 70 kDa protein 16 isoform X2: protein MSVLGFDIGNENCVIAVVKQRGIDVLLNDESKRETPAVVSFGEKQRFLGAAGDASATMNPKSTISQVKRLIGRKFMEPGVQDDIRLFPFQTSEGPDGGILIHLQYLGETHTFTPIQILAMLLAHLKQITDKNLEISISDCVIGIPSYFTDLQRRAYLHAAEIAGLKPLRLMHDCTATALGYGIYKTDFPNGGPIHVMFVDIGHCDTQVAVASLEPGRMKILSHAFDSNLGGRDFDDVLFRYFAAEFKERYKIDVYSNARASIRLRASCEKLKKVLSANAEAPLNIECLMEEKDVRGFIKREDFEKLSSHLLERISIPCCKALADSGLTREKVHTVELVGSGSRIPAIARILASLFGREPGRTINASECVARGCALQCAMLSPTFRVREYEVQDSFPFSIGLSSHEGPIYTLSNNVLFPRGHPFPSVKILTLHRSNTFNMEAFYADRNELPPGVSPNISNFMIGPFQISHPDKVKIKVRVQLNLHGIVAIDSASLIEDHWDDSRNSASVTSEKMETDNHGSYVTASSAEDTRFAHSNTVPTSAVADELEKGKTKRRLDLPVSENVYGGMTKDELLQAQQREFQLAQQDLKIEQTKDKKNTLESYVYETRNKLLNTYRSFASDPEKEGISSNLQQTEEWLYEDGDDETENAYTKKLEDLKKLVDPIENRFKDEEARAQATRNLLNCIVEYRMAAGSLPASEKDAVLNECSKAEHWLREKTQLQDSLPKNTDPILWSSEIKKRTDALQAMCKHITRSKVSAQRMEDAMESDHRDKPDDMRED from the exons ATGAGTGTGTTGGGATTTGATATTGGAAATGAGAATTGCGTAATTGCGGTGGTGAAGCAACGGGGGATTGATGTTCTGTTAAATGATGAGTCGAAGCGTGAAACGCCCGCTGTTGTATCATTTGGCGAGAAGCAAAGGTTCTTGGGAGCAGCTGGGGATGCGTCCGCAACCATGAACCCGAAATCGACTATCTCTCAGGTAAAGAGACTTATTGGCCGGAAATTCATGGAGCCCGGTGTTCAAGATGACATTAGGCTGTTCCCCTTCCAGACTTCTGAAGGTCCAGATGGTGGCATTTTGATTCATTTGCAGTATTTAGGTGAAACACATACGTTTACCCCAATTCAGATTTTGGCAATGCTGTTGGCACATTTAAAGCAGATCACCGATAAGAACCTTGAGATTTCTATTTCAGATTGCGTGATCGGGATACCATCTTACTTCACAGATTTGCAAAGGCGAGCATATTTGCACGCTGCAGAGATTGCAGGGCTGAAACCATTAAGATTGATGCATGATTGCACTGCTACTGCACTAGGTTATGGTATTTATAAGACTGATTTTCCTAATGGGGGGCCAATTCATGTTATGTTTGTTGACATTGGTCATTGTGACACACAAGTTGCTGTTGCATCTTTAGAACCTGGACGCATGAAGATACTGTCTCATGCTTTTGATAGTAACTTGGGGGGCAGAGACTTTGATGACGTTTTGTTCAGATATTTTGCAGCAGAGTTCAAGGAACGGTACAAAATTGATGTTTATTCTAATGCCAGGGCTTCTATAAGGCTGAGGGCATCATGTGAGAAATTGAAGAAAGTCCTGAGTGCAAATGCAGAGGCACCACTTAACATTGAGTGCTTGATGGAAGAGAAAGATGTTAGGGGTTTCATTAAGAGGGAGGATTTTGAGAAACTGTCATCACATTTGTTGGAAAGGATAAGCATTCCTTGTTGTAAAGCTTTGGCTGACTCTGGGTTGACTAGAGAGAAGGTTCATACTGTTGAACTTGTTGGTTCTGGGTCTAGGATACCTGCTATTGCACGAATTTTGGCTTCTCTTTTTGGAAGAGAACCCGGCCGGACAATAAATGCAAGTGAATGTGTGGCTCGTGGTTGTGCTCTTCAATGTGCAATGCTTAGCCCAACATTTCGTGTTAGAGAATATGAG GTTCAGGATTCCTTTCCTTTCTCAATAGGACTTTCATCACACGAAGGTCCAATCTACACTCTGTCAAATAATGTTCTGTTTCCAAGAGGACATCCATTTCCAAGTGTTAAGATTCTTACATTGCATAGAAGTAACACATTCAATATGGAAGCCTTTTATGCTGATCGGAATGAATTGCCTCCTGGCGTATCCCCTAATATCAGCAATTTTATG aTTGGCCCATTCCAAATCTCTCATCCTGATAAAGTGAAAATTAAAGTTAGAGTTCAACTAAACCTCCATGGAATTGTTGCCattgattcagcttca CTAATAGAAGATCATTGGGATGATTCAAGGAATAGTGCTTCGGTAACTTCAGAGAAGATGGAGACTGACAATCATGGGTCTTATGTCACAGCAAGTAGTGCCGAAGATACTCGTTTTGCACATTCCAACACTGTGCCCACATCTGCT GTTGCTGATGAACTGGAAAAGGGCAAGACCAAGAGGAGATTGGATTTACCAGTTAGCGAAAATGTATATGGTGGCATGACAAAGGATGAGCTTTTGCAAGCTCAACAGAGAGAATTTCAGTTGGCCCAGCAAGACTTGAAGATTGAGCAaacaaaagataagaaaaacacACTGGAATCCTACGTCTATGAGACACGCAATAAG CTTTTGAATACATATCGGAGCTTTGCTAGTGATCCAGAGAAGGAAGGGATTTCAAGCAATCTACAACAGACAGAGGAGTGGCTCTATGAGGATGGAGATGATGAAACTGAAAATGCTTATACAAAGAAGCTAGAGGATCTGaagaag TTGGTGGATCCCATTGAAAATAGATTTAAAGATGAAGAGGCTCGAGCACAAGCAACAAGGAATCTCTTAAATTGCATTGTGGAGTACCGGATGGCTGCAGGATCTCTTCCAGCTAGTGAGAAAGATGCT GTTCTTAATGAATGCTCTAAAGCAGAACACTGGCTTCGAGAGAAAACCCAGCTGCAGGATTCATTACCTAAGAACACGGACCCAATACTTTGGTCAAGTGAAATCAAGAAAAGAACTGATGCTCTTCAAGC GATGTGCAAACATATAACTAGATCCAAGGTTTCAGCCCAAAGAATGGAGGATGCCATGGAGTCAGACCACAGGGACAAGCCGGATGATATGCGAGAAGATTGA